The Kribbella sp. NBC_00662 nucleotide sequence TTCCAGTCCGGCGTCCGCACGCTGCCGTGGACCGCGGCGCCGCTTGTGGTCGCACCGATCGCCGGCCTGATCGTCGATCGAGTCGGCCCGCGCACGCTGATCGTCGTCGGGCAGCTGTTCCTCGCCGCCGCGCTCGGCTGGATCGCGCTGATCACCACGGCCACGACCCAGTACGGCGACCTCGTCGTACCGTTCATCCTCGCCGGGATCGGTATGGGGCTGACGTTCGCGCCGACCGCGAGCGTGGTGATGAACAGTGCGTCCGACGCGGACCGGGGTGTTGCGTCCGGCACCAACAACACGATCCGCGAGGTCGGGGTCGCGATGGGCGTCGCCGTCCTCGCCTCGGTGTTCGCCTCGGCCGGGTCGTACGAGTCGCCGACCAGCTACGCCGCCGGGCTGGTGCCCGCGGTCTGGACAGGCGCCGCGATCGTCGCGGTCGGTGCGCTGGTCGCCTTCCTGCTGCCGGGTCGCTCTAAAGTGTGACCGTGCTGGACGCAGACGACGTACGACGGATCGCGCTGTCCTTCCCGGAGACGGTGGAGAAGAAGCGCTGGGGACACCCGACGTTCGACGTCGCCGGGCGGATGTTCGTCACGGTTCCGGACGACCAGACGTCGTTCGCGGTCCGGTGTCCCCGGCTGGAACGCGAGGAGTTGATCGCGGCGGAACCCGAGAAGTTCTGGGTGCCGAAGCACGAGGCGGGCTCGAACTGGGTTCGGGCCCGCCTCGCCGCGCTCGAGGACGCCGACGAGCTGCACGACATCCTGCTCGACTCGTGGCAGCAGGTCGCGCCGCCGGGTCTAGCTGACGTATCTGGGTGACACCGCGAACGTGTTGCAGCTGGCCGGGTTGCCGGTCTTGAACGACGTACCCATGAACCGCTGCTGGCTCGCCACGCTGCCGTGGTCGCCCTCCTCCGGCTTGTCGCCGGCTGTCACGACCCACTTGTTCCAGACGTAGAGCATCTCGCCGCTGATCGGGTAGCTGCGCTTGTTCACCGCGAGGAAGACGCCGGCGAAGCAGTTCGCCTGCAGTTCCATCCGGCGGGTCTGCCGGGTCCGGTCGTCGTAGTTGGTCAGCTCGTACCGGATGTTGTCCGAGGCCTGCAGGATGCCGGTCATGTTCTGTATGCCGTGCCCGTACTCGTGCGCGACCGACCGGGTGTACCACATCCGCGCGTAGG carries:
- a CDS encoding MmcQ/YjbR family DNA-binding protein, which encodes MLDADDVRRIALSFPETVEKKRWGHPTFDVAGRMFVTVPDDQTSFAVRCPRLEREELIAAEPEKFWVPKHEAGSNWVRARLAALEDADELHDILLDSWQQVAPPGLADVSG